One window of the Phormidium ambiguum IAM M-71 genome contains the following:
- the cas4 gene encoding CRISPR-associated protein Cas4 encodes MQNDYIPIASLNQYSYCPHRCWRMFCAGEFIDNQYTIEGTSLHERVHTLGEGQREEVWQVRAIWLKSEKHGLIGKSDLVEESQGCWYPVEYKRGKKGEFDNDELQVAAQALCLEDMTGKTVSKGYVYYAQSHQRQEVKITAELREQAIATIQSVTTLLETGKMPLPIYSQRCQGCSFYSQCLPQVGTKINRYQEAN; translated from the coding sequence ATGCAAAATGATTATATTCCGATCGCATCCCTAAATCAATACAGTTATTGCCCTCATCGTTGCTGGCGAATGTTTTGTGCGGGGGAATTTATTGATAATCAATACACCATTGAAGGGACTAGTTTACACGAACGAGTTCACACTTTGGGCGAAGGACAAAGAGAGGAAGTTTGGCAAGTTCGGGCGATTTGGTTAAAGTCAGAAAAGCATGGGTTAATTGGCAAGTCTGATTTAGTGGAAGAAAGTCAAGGTTGTTGGTATCCAGTTGAATATAAACGGGGCAAAAAAGGCGAATTTGATAATGATGAATTACAAGTCGCTGCACAAGCTTTGTGTTTGGAAGATATGACGGGTAAAACTGTGAGTAAGGGCTATGTTTATTATGCTCAATCTCACCAAAGACAAGAGGTAAAAATTACTGCGGAGTTGCGGGAACAAGCGATCGCCACTATCCAGTCAGTCACCACGCTTTTAGAAACCGGAAAAATGCCTTTACCAATTTATTCTCAGCGTTGTCAAGGATGCAGTTTTTACTCGCAATGTTTACCCCAAGTGGGAACAAAAATTAATCGCTATCAGGAAGCGAATTAA
- the cas6 gene encoding CRISPR-associated endoribonuclease Cas6: MPHSLILTLIPQSPIPPGYLKGKHLHALFLTLVSSVDRTLGTHLHDQKTDKAFTLSPLQIGRPNSHDFTLQHEHKSAIRSGTLCWWRIALLNDSLFGNLTQLWLNLNPEQPWHLGPANLQITSILGTPHTDFPWANYATYADIYAQASEEERQINLAFCTPTAFRQMQFDTALPTRDLVFNSLLRKWNQYSGIEFSDDLIEPIFPSFFDIHTEVVSDARSKFIGCVGMMNFRILGEVEPVKIKQINALADFAIYSGVGRKTPMGMGMVRRIKNAK, encoded by the coding sequence ATGCCTCATAGCCTCATTCTCACCCTAATTCCTCAGTCTCCAATTCCTCCGGGATACCTAAAAGGGAAACATCTTCATGCCTTATTTTTAACGTTGGTAAGTTCGGTCGATCGCACTTTGGGCACTCATCTCCACGACCAAAAAACTGACAAAGCTTTTACCCTTAGTCCCCTACAAATTGGTCGCCCTAACTCTCATGATTTTACCTTACAACATGAACATAAATCAGCAATTCGATCGGGAACTCTCTGCTGGTGGCGCATTGCTTTGTTGAATGATTCCTTATTTGGCAATCTCACTCAACTTTGGTTAAATCTTAATCCCGAACAACCTTGGCATTTAGGCCCAGCAAACTTACAAATTACCAGCATTTTGGGTACTCCTCATACTGATTTTCCTTGGGCAAATTATGCTACTTATGCGGATATTTATGCTCAAGCTTCGGAGGAGGAACGGCAAATTAATTTGGCTTTTTGTACGCCGACTGCGTTTCGTCAAATGCAGTTTGATACGGCTTTACCTACTAGGGATTTAGTGTTTAATAGTTTGCTACGAAAGTGGAATCAGTATAGCGGAATTGAGTTTTCTGATGATTTGATTGAGCCTATTTTTCCCAGTTTTTTTGATATTCACACCGAAGTTGTTAGCGATGCGCGAAGCAAATTTATCGGGTGTGTGGGAATGATGAATTTTCGGATTTTAGGAGAAGTTGAACCTGTGAAAATTAAACAAATTAATGCGTTAGCTGACTTTGCTATTTATAGCGGCGTGGGACGGAAAACACCGATGGGAATGGGTATGGTAAGGAGGATAAAAAATGCAAAATGA
- the cas1d gene encoding type I-D CRISPR-associated endonuclease Cas1d → MGTIYITQEESFIGKTDERLQVKAEKKTLLDVPLIKVDGVVVLGRSTISPAALMELLQRQIPLSFLTANGKYLGRLEPQLTKNIFVRSAQWKVMQEPSKATHVVRGFVRGKLKNYRNSLLRAQRENETLNLQDAITRLEQVIAPIDKTESIDSLRGLEGAGSAAYFGSFDKLIRAEGFSFESRRRRPPTDPINALLSFGYALLAHDLQSAVNIVGFDPYLGYLHTERYGRPSLALDLMEEFRPLVVDAVVLSAVNKRSLFPKDFTTEPLSNAVRLTDEGLRTFLRLYEQKKQSKFKHPVLQRQCTYQEAFEIQARLLAKYLMGETELYPPLVLR, encoded by the coding sequence ATGGGAACAATTTATATCACGCAAGAGGAAAGTTTTATCGGCAAAACTGATGAACGTTTGCAGGTAAAAGCGGAGAAAAAGACTTTGTTGGATGTACCTTTAATTAAGGTGGATGGTGTGGTGGTGTTGGGTCGATCGACTATTTCCCCAGCAGCATTAATGGAATTGTTACAACGGCAAATTCCTTTAAGTTTTCTCACCGCTAATGGCAAGTATTTAGGACGTTTGGAACCGCAGTTAACCAAGAATATTTTTGTGCGATCGGCCCAATGGAAAGTTATGCAAGAACCATCAAAAGCTACTCATGTTGTTCGAGGTTTTGTGCGCGGGAAATTGAAGAATTATCGTAATAGTTTGCTTCGCGCTCAAAGAGAGAATGAAACTTTGAATTTGCAGGATGCAATTACCAGATTAGAACAGGTAATTGCACCGATCGACAAAACCGAAAGCATTGATTCTTTAAGAGGTTTGGAAGGAGCGGGAAGTGCGGCTTATTTTGGCAGTTTTGACAAGTTAATTCGCGCCGAAGGTTTTAGTTTTGAAAGTCGTCGCCGTCGTCCACCGACAGATCCAATTAATGCTTTGTTGAGTTTTGGTTATGCTTTGTTAGCCCATGATTTGCAAAGTGCAGTTAATATTGTCGGTTTCGATCCTTATTTGGGATATCTGCACACTGAACGTTATGGACGACCTTCTTTAGCCTTAGATTTGATGGAAGAATTTCGACCTTTGGTGGTGGATGCTGTGGTTTTATCGGCGGTAAATAAGCGATCGCTTTTCCCCAAAGATTTTACCACCGAACCGCTGAGTAATGCCGTGCGTCTTACCGATGAAGGATTGCGAACTTTCTTAAGGTTGTACGAACAAAAGAAACAATCAAAATTCAAACATCCAGTGTTACAAAGACAATGTACCT